The proteins below are encoded in one region of Herpetosiphonaceae bacterium:
- a CDS encoding glycosyltransferase family 4 protein yields the protein MPTTTQSPVRVLGLLTGNIHAPVSDARIKYGQLFAELAAQSHLVAVHDVELRGLDRYQNALRTIRWPKDRWREATYKSIWSFHRRSRTAQDLARVYRDRADVIFQHGTIFSAAGTTHDLPIVAYCDFTYRLAQREDPWRDPFSSSAQSERWNALETLAVRQAAFVLTRSAYVRRSMIDDYGIPPERVAAVGGGINFETLPQPQPLTDAPRILFIGTSFERKGGAQLVAAFRQVRERVPDAELWLVTHKEISGPGIRRIAPTRDRAAITALYRAAGVFAMPSRCETWGDVFLEAMAHGLPCIGTTNDAMPEIIEHGATGYVVAPDDVPGLAGHLERLLTSPALRRQMGAQGRERVLTVFTWEHVVRRMVPYLEQAHMERMARLAQRSTERRV from the coding sequence ATGCCGACAACGACCCAGTCGCCGGTTCGCGTGCTGGGGCTGCTGACTGGGAATATTCATGCGCCCGTGAGCGATGCCCGGATCAAATATGGTCAGCTCTTCGCAGAGCTGGCTGCTCAGTCGCATCTCGTAGCCGTGCATGATGTAGAGCTGCGCGGCCTGGATCGTTATCAGAACGCGCTGCGCACGATCCGCTGGCCCAAGGATCGCTGGCGCGAGGCGACGTATAAAAGCATCTGGAGCTTTCACCGCCGCTCCCGAACAGCGCAGGATCTCGCCCGCGTCTATCGTGATCGGGCCGATGTCATCTTTCAGCATGGCACGATCTTCTCGGCGGCAGGTACGACCCATGACCTGCCGATCGTCGCCTATTGCGATTTCACGTACCGGCTGGCCCAGCGCGAAGATCCCTGGCGCGATCCGTTTTCCAGCTCGGCTCAGAGCGAGCGCTGGAACGCGCTGGAGACGCTCGCCGTGCGGCAGGCGGCGTTCGTGCTGACGCGCAGCGCGTATGTGCGGCGCTCGATGATCGACGACTACGGCATTCCGCCGGAGCGTGTCGCGGCGGTCGGCGGCGGGATTAACTTCGAGACGCTGCCGCAGCCGCAGCCGCTCACGGACGCGCCGCGCATTCTGTTCATCGGCACCAGCTTCGAGCGCAAGGGCGGCGCGCAGCTTGTAGCCGCGTTTCGGCAGGTTCGAGAGCGCGTGCCGGACGCCGAGCTGTGGCTGGTGACACACAAGGAGATTTCCGGCCCCGGCATTCGCCGGATCGCGCCCACCCGCGACCGAGCGGCGATCACGGCGCTGTACCGCGCCGCAGGCGTCTTCGCCATGCCGTCGCGCTGCGAAACCTGGGGCGATGTCTTCCTTGAGGCGATGGCGCATGGCCTGCCCTGCATCGGCACGACCAACGACGCCATGCCGGAGATTATCGAGCACGGCGCAACCGGCTATGTCGTCGCGCCCGACGACGTACCCGGCCTGGCAGGGCACCTGGAGCGCCTGCTGACCAGCCCGGCGCTGCGGCGGCAGATGGGCGCGCAAGGTCGCGAGCGCGTGCTGACGGTCTTCACCTGGGAGCATGTCGTGCGGCGGATGGTGCCGTACCTGGAGCAGGCGCATATGGAGCGCATGGCGCGCCTCGCGCAACGATCGACCGAGCGGCGCGTTTAA
- a CDS encoding glycosyltransferase family 2 protein: MRKALFWGSLGLIIYNYLGFPLLMLARGLVWRRAVKRADITPRVTLVIAVYNGEQWIGKRLDNALSLDYPRDQLEIIVGSDGSTDRTNEIIAGYVERGVQFLALPRQGKIPTLNAAVARATGEILLFSDATSIFAPDALRFLVRSFADPSVGAVGGHQVYVSGVKSGSANIAERLYWRFDQTLKTLQSQSGSMIASAGSLYALRSELFEPIPVGVLDDHFVSTLAIAKGYRLVLEPDAIVYQTIASSDHAEFRRKVRVIAQGLWTMWIQRPLFNPLRYGFYSIQLFSHKLLRWSIVWPLLLLLGVSPTLYRAGRFYRLITLGQLGFYGSALAALALRQTPLAGLRPFKLLSIPYYFCMVNLAELRAWLMVVSGKRIAMWDRTERDASQEPYAVQDADIAPPASASDAAGSGTISDQDHAANGHLSAVASGSHMDRSQSHTRLQHR; the protein is encoded by the coding sequence ATGAGGAAAGCACTTTTTTGGGGATCGCTTGGGCTGATTATCTACAACTACCTTGGCTTTCCGCTCTTGATGCTGGCGCGCGGCCTCGTATGGCGACGCGCCGTGAAGCGGGCCGACATTACGCCGCGCGTGACGCTGGTGATTGCCGTGTACAACGGCGAGCAGTGGATCGGCAAGCGGCTGGACAACGCGCTATCCCTCGATTATCCGCGCGATCAGCTTGAGATCATCGTCGGCTCGGATGGCTCGACCGATCGGACGAACGAGATTATCGCAGGCTATGTCGAGCGCGGCGTGCAATTCCTGGCATTGCCTCGCCAGGGCAAAATCCCAACGCTCAACGCAGCCGTCGCGCGCGCAACCGGCGAGATCCTGCTCTTTTCCGATGCGACGAGCATCTTCGCGCCCGACGCGCTGCGTTTCCTGGTTCGCTCGTTCGCCGATCCAAGCGTCGGAGCGGTCGGCGGTCATCAGGTGTATGTATCGGGAGTCAAGAGCGGCTCCGCCAATATTGCCGAGCGACTCTACTGGAGATTCGATCAAACGCTGAAGACCCTGCAAAGCCAGTCTGGAAGTATGATCGCCTCGGCAGGATCGCTCTACGCGCTCCGCAGCGAGCTGTTCGAGCCGATACCGGTAGGAGTTCTGGACGATCATTTCGTCTCGACGCTGGCGATTGCTAAGGGCTATCGGCTGGTGCTTGAGCCGGACGCGATCGTCTACCAAACGATTGCGTCATCGGATCATGCTGAGTTTCGCCGCAAAGTACGGGTGATCGCCCAGGGTTTATGGACCATGTGGATACAGCGACCGCTGTTCAATCCGCTGCGCTATGGCTTCTATTCGATCCAGCTCTTCTCGCATAAACTGCTACGCTGGAGCATTGTCTGGCCGCTGCTGCTGCTGCTGGGCGTGTCCCCGACGCTGTATCGCGCCGGGCGTTTCTACCGCCTGATCACGCTTGGTCAGCTTGGCTTCTACGGCTCTGCGCTCGCAGCCCTGGCGCTGCGTCAGACGCCGCTCGCCGGCCTGAGGCCGTTCAAGCTGCTCTCGATCCCGTACTACTTCTGCATGGTCAACCTCGCGGAGCTGCGCGCATGGCTGATGGTCGTCTCCGGCAAACGCATCGCCATGTGGGATCGCACCGAGCGTGACGCCAGCCAGGAGCCTTATGCCGTTCAAGACGCTGACATTGCGCCGCCAGCCTCGGCGTCCGATGCCGCCGGGTCGGGTACAATATCCGATCAGGATCATGCGGCAAACGGCCATCTCAGCGCCGTTGCTTCGGGGTCACATATGGATCGATCGCAATCACATACCCGGCTACAGCATCGATGA
- a CDS encoding glycosyltransferase, whose translation MMSRFPTISETFILYEILELERLGLHVEVFPLIQEHDHVQHPEARAVIERVHYSPFLSVDVLRAQWHWLRRRPAAYLRAWKAALRGNLGSWSFLLRALVVVPQAALFARQMQDLGVEHIHAHWATHPALAAYVIRRLTGIPYSITAHAHDIYEEQAMLEEKLRQASFVVTISDYNRRFLQELYGPEIADKIAVIRCGVDPAVFQPAPAKPDQRPFTIICVASLRDYKGHPYLIEACAQLKAQGIQFRCLLVGEGQDRPQIAAQIARLGLSDWITLLGHQPRQRVSKLVADADVMVLPSVTTRTGKKEGIPVALMEALATEKPVIATAISGIPELIEDGRTGLLVPERDTPSLAQAIRRLYDDPELRRQLGAAGRAKVLQEFNLQQNTAALFKLLSRPWKADTASVSHRALSDMPQPKP comes from the coding sequence ATGATGTCGCGCTTTCCCACGATCTCGGAAACCTTTATCCTCTACGAGATCCTTGAGCTTGAGCGGCTCGGATTGCACGTCGAGGTCTTTCCGCTGATACAGGAGCACGATCACGTCCAGCATCCCGAAGCGCGCGCGGTCATCGAGCGGGTGCATTATAGCCCTTTCCTATCGGTGGATGTCCTCAGAGCGCAGTGGCACTGGCTGCGGCGACGACCGGCAGCCTATCTGAGGGCGTGGAAAGCGGCGCTGCGCGGCAATCTCGGCTCATGGAGCTTTTTGCTGCGCGCGCTCGTCGTCGTGCCGCAGGCGGCGTTGTTTGCGCGCCAGATGCAGGATCTCGGCGTGGAGCATATTCATGCCCACTGGGCAACGCATCCGGCGCTGGCGGCGTATGTCATCCGGCGACTCACGGGCATCCCGTATAGCATCACGGCCCACGCCCACGACATCTACGAGGAGCAGGCGATGCTGGAGGAGAAGCTGCGGCAGGCCAGCTTCGTGGTGACGATCTCGGACTACAACAGGCGCTTCTTGCAGGAGCTTTACGGGCCTGAGATCGCCGACAAGATCGCCGTGATCCGCTGCGGCGTCGATCCGGCGGTCTTTCAGCCCGCTCCGGCAAAGCCCGACCAGCGCCCCTTCACGATCATTTGTGTAGCCAGCCTGCGCGATTATAAAGGCCACCCGTATCTGATCGAGGCGTGCGCCCAGTTGAAGGCGCAGGGTATTCAGTTCCGCTGCCTGCTGGTCGGCGAGGGCCAGGATCGCCCGCAGATCGCAGCGCAGATCGCGCGGCTTGGCCTGAGCGATTGGATCACGCTGCTGGGACATCAGCCCCGCCAGCGCGTGAGCAAGCTGGTCGCGGACGCCGATGTGATGGTTCTGCCGAGCGTGACGACCAGGACCGGCAAGAAAGAGGGTATTCCCGTGGCGCTGATGGAGGCGCTCGCCACGGAAAAGCCGGTGATCGCCACGGCGATCTCAGGGATTCCAGAGCTTATCGAGGACGGACGCACAGGCTTGCTGGTGCCGGAGCGCGATACCCCGTCGCTTGCGCAGGCCATCCGGCGCCTCTACGACGATCCTGAGCTACGGCGACAGCTCGGCGCGGCAGGCCGGGCAAAAGTGCTCCAGGAGTTCAACCTTCAGCAGAATACCGCCGCGCTGTTCAAGTTGCTATCTCGGCCCTGGAAAGCCGACACAGCGAGCGTATCACATCGCGCGCTGTCCGACATGCCACAGCCGAAACCATAG
- a CDS encoding glycosyltransferase, whose protein sequence is MRFSVAMISSVFYPSIGGAQTHTLRLSQKLKARGVNVLVITRHYEGLARYEEINGIPTYRVGRGEGNLVVAALSYIVGALRVLYAQRQRYDILHCHLMISPMTIGLLARPLVRKPLVINPHGSGKIGDVGFLTHNRPLTGRLRLAAARRWGDAFVSISRDIHGELAGIGVDDRKLWDIPNGVDVDHFHPADQATRAELRRTLSLPPGPLVAYAGRLAPEKGVDVLIDAWPLVLRQMPDAHLLLVGEGEQRAALEAQAQRLGVAGRAIFAGGCADVAPYLRAADAFALPSHSEGMPIALLEAMACGLPCAATAVGGTISVLDDGVTGRLVPAADPDALGAAIVEALDPSARAWGEQARRHVVVHYGLDAVAERYIQMYETIKPTLKRSPAADQARQAR, encoded by the coding sequence ATGCGGTTCAGCGTAGCGATGATTTCGAGCGTGTTCTATCCATCGATCGGCGGCGCGCAAACCCACACGCTGCGGCTCAGCCAGAAGCTCAAAGCGCGCGGTGTGAACGTGCTGGTGATCACGCGGCACTACGAGGGCCTGGCGCGCTACGAAGAGATCAACGGCATCCCGACCTATCGCGTCGGCAGAGGCGAGGGCAATCTGGTCGTCGCGGCGCTCAGCTATATCGTCGGCGCGCTGCGGGTCTTGTACGCGCAGCGCCAGCGCTACGACATCTTGCACTGCCATCTGATGATCTCGCCGATGACGATCGGCCTGCTTGCCAGGCCGCTGGTTCGCAAGCCGCTGGTAATCAATCCCCACGGCAGTGGCAAGATCGGCGATGTCGGCTTTTTGACGCACAATCGCCCGCTCACGGGGCGCCTGCGGCTAGCGGCGGCGCGGCGCTGGGGCGATGCCTTCGTCAGCATCAGCCGCGATATACACGGCGAGCTGGCGGGGATCGGCGTGGACGACCGCAAGCTGTGGGATATTCCCAACGGCGTGGATGTGGATCATTTTCATCCGGCAGATCAGGCAACACGCGCCGAGCTACGTCGGACACTCAGCCTTCCGCCGGGGCCGCTTGTGGCCTACGCCGGACGGCTGGCACCCGAAAAAGGTGTGGACGTGCTGATCGATGCGTGGCCTCTGGTGCTGCGCCAGATGCCCGACGCCCATCTGCTGCTCGTCGGCGAGGGCGAGCAGCGCGCGGCGCTTGAGGCGCAGGCGCAGCGCCTGGGCGTCGCCGGGCGGGCGATCTTCGCCGGAGGCTGCGCCGATGTCGCGCCCTACCTGCGCGCCGCCGACGCCTTTGCGCTCCCCTCACACTCGGAGGGGATGCCGATCGCGCTGCTCGAAGCGATGGCCTGCGGCCTCCCCTGCGCGGCGACGGCGGTCGGCGGGACGATCAGCGTGCTCGACGACGGTGTTACCGGACGATTGGTGCCCGCCGCCGATCCCGATGCGCTGGGCGCGGCGATCGTCGAGGCGCTCGATCCGAGCGCGCGGGCCTGGGGCGAACAGGCCCGTCGGCATGTCGTCGTCCACTACGGGCTGGATGCGGTCGCCGAGCGCTACATTCAGATGTACGAAACGATCAAGCCGACGCTCAAGCGCTCTCCCGCCGCCGATCAGGCGCGGCAGGCCCGATAG
- a CDS encoding glycosyltransferase family 4 protein encodes MTQRIKVLHLCASLSVGGAERFLLDLAQRFDRERFEIHICCLNVLRNNALQDDFERLGLPLYIIGTKRLYDLRSILAVARYVHRHQIDIIHTQLTNADIVGRIVGRALGRPIISTLQNEPHDYHRFRWIHRWLNRVTARYFATRLIAVSNRLREQFIRAWHIPEDRIHTIYNAVPMEAYLAIPEGRPDRADHDGPIITNIGRLSTQKAQHHLLDAARLVLDRRPDVRFMIVGQGRLDQPLKEQAQRLGIAERVTFTGLRHDIPAILAQTDIFTLPSLWEGLPLTGIEAMASARPVVLTDVGGNRELVESGVHGMIVPPGDVHALADALLELLNDEPRRLAMGRAARQRVRHEFDITTIAAQYEALYQAMWSKRNKAVGSAQVSVKS; translated from the coding sequence ATGACTCAACGGATTAAGGTATTACATCTTTGCGCGTCGCTCTCGGTTGGCGGCGCAGAGCGATTCCTGCTCGATCTGGCCCAGCGCTTCGACCGGGAGCGCTTCGAGATCCATATTTGCTGCCTGAATGTGCTGCGCAATAACGCGCTCCAAGACGACTTCGAGCGGCTTGGGCTGCCGCTCTACATCATCGGCACGAAGCGCCTGTACGATCTGCGGTCGATCCTGGCCGTGGCGCGCTACGTCCATCGGCACCAGATCGACATCATTCACACCCAGTTGACCAATGCCGACATCGTTGGGCGCATCGTCGGGCGCGCGCTTGGCCGTCCGATTATCTCGACGTTGCAGAACGAGCCGCACGATTACCATCGTTTTCGCTGGATTCATCGCTGGTTGAATCGTGTCACCGCGCGCTACTTCGCAACCCGGCTTATCGCGGTATCCAATCGGCTGCGCGAGCAGTTCATCCGGGCCTGGCATATCCCCGAAGATCGCATCCACACGATCTACAACGCCGTGCCGATGGAGGCGTATCTTGCGATTCCTGAGGGCAGGCCCGACCGCGCCGATCACGACGGCCCGATCATTACCAATATCGGGCGGCTGAGCACGCAGAAAGCGCAGCATCATTTACTGGATGCCGCCAGGCTGGTGCTAGACCGGCGTCCAGATGTGCGCTTCATGATCGTAGGGCAGGGCAGACTCGACCAGCCGCTCAAGGAACAGGCCCAACGCCTGGGCATTGCCGAGCGCGTGACCTTTACGGGGCTGCGGCACGATATTCCTGCGATTCTGGCGCAGACCGATATTTTTACGCTGCCTTCGCTCTGGGAGGGGCTGCCGCTGACCGGGATCGAGGCGATGGCCTCCGCGCGTCCGGTTGTGCTGACGGATGTTGGCGGCAACCGCGAGCTGGTCGAGTCGGGCGTACACGGCATGATCGTCCCGCCTGGCGATGTACATGCCCTGGCCGATGCCCTGCTGGAGCTGCTGAACGACGAGCCGCGCCGTCTGGCGATGGGCCGCGCAGCGCGCCAGCGCGTCCGGCATGAGTTCGACATCACGACGATCGCGGCGCAGTACGAGGCCCTCTATCAGGCGATGTGGAGCAAGCGCAACAAGGCCGTCGGTAGCGCGCAGGTTTCGGTGAAATCGTGA
- a CDS encoding methyltransferase domain-containing protein, with protein sequence MVERLVEHDKRQTQSAHEQHGSSAIKLSPAMQQRLRCPVCRAALDLVGSQLRCTNTECDGSFPIVHGVPVLINEAASVFSTQDFINLRPTYFKQDGPVVQTIRRFIPKISANIKGARNFQQFARLLLERADAPKVLIIGGGILGQGAEHLLDPRIELVESDVALGPRTAMIADAHDIPFEDETFDGVIAQAVLEHVVDPHRCVEEIHRVLKHGGYVYAETPFIQQVHGRRYDFTRFTHLGHRRLFRNFEEVDGGATCGPGMALAWTYQYFLLSFTTWKPARAALRAFARLTSFYLKYFDYYLIDKAGTLDAASGYYFIGRKAGTVLSDRELIMLYKGAG encoded by the coding sequence ATGGTTGAACGATTGGTAGAGCACGACAAACGCCAGACACAGAGCGCACATGAGCAACACGGCTCCTCGGCTATTAAGCTTTCCCCGGCGATGCAGCAGCGGCTGCGCTGCCCGGTCTGCCGCGCCGCGCTCGATCTGGTCGGCAGCCAGCTGCGCTGCACCAATACCGAGTGTGACGGCAGCTTCCCGATCGTGCATGGCGTTCCCGTGCTGATCAACGAGGCCGCGAGCGTTTTCTCGACCCAGGATTTCATCAACCTGCGGCCCACCTACTTCAAGCAGGATGGCCCGGTTGTCCAGACGATCCGCAGGTTCATTCCAAAGATCAGCGCCAACATCAAGGGCGCGCGCAACTTTCAGCAGTTTGCCCGCCTGCTGCTTGAGCGGGCGGATGCGCCCAAAGTGCTGATCATCGGCGGCGGTATTCTTGGGCAGGGCGCGGAGCATCTGCTCGATCCGCGCATCGAGCTGGTCGAGAGCGATGTTGCGCTTGGCCCGCGCACAGCGATGATCGCCGATGCCCACGATATCCCGTTTGAAGATGAGACGTTCGATGGAGTGATCGCTCAGGCAGTGCTTGAGCATGTGGTCGACCCGCACCGCTGCGTCGAGGAAATCCACCGCGTGCTGAAGCACGGCGGCTACGTGTACGCCGAAACGCCGTTTATTCAACAGGTGCATGGCCGACGTTACGATTTTACGCGCTTCACCCATCTGGGCCATCGGCGGCTCTTTCGCAACTTCGAGGAAGTCGACGGCGGCGCGACCTGCGGGCCGGGCATGGCGCTGGCATGGACCTACCAGTATTTTCTGCTGAGCTTCACCACCTGGAAGCCAGCCCGCGCCGCGCTTCGCGCGTTCGCCAGACTGACCTCGTTCTATCTGAAATACTTTGACTACTACCTGATCGATAAGGCTGGCACGCTCGACGCAGCCTCAGGCTACTATTTCATCGGTCGCAAAGCTGGCACCGTGCTGTCTGACCGAGAGCTGATCATGCTGTACAAGGGCGCGGGCTAG
- a CDS encoding putative glycoside hydrolase, with product MRRRTIRPTYDMRRRTGADTSWFVFLIPLLLIAAIVVLLTKYPLSTDRQGGQAPGAAPQASETSSAEQPEPAVATSSAEQPQPTVTHPEVREWAPPIALQYFRGNDVTPEFMAENLSWLTMQYGMEDERQAVLERGYRGPLLQYMVTFQILGPGPYKNERDRCENDYTPVPDNPMWTDDFCELVHSHESWFLHNGKGERLYSKETNWDGTDAYQYYMNPASKGFRDFWVSQMKRQAGAKWQGFCLDNVPVEMDYLRTRADNQDGTVKEFDSSKAFRKAVIGLIDQIRESFPGYPIWGNMINAEYDDHEWDDYLPHLDGFQEENFATGWDTTSAPKPDEWDRMLRRVEKALARGKSVVLFGQGAQDNGDQLYFSLASFLLIATEDNRAAFRYTHIDDYKSLWWYPEYKTNLGLPKSKRYKQGHLWLRDFQCARVTVDPEARIGSIQLRPCEP from the coding sequence GTGCGACGTAGAACCATCCGACCAACCTATGACATGCGACGACGAACCGGCGCAGATACAAGCTGGTTCGTGTTCCTGATTCCACTGCTGCTGATCGCGGCAATCGTCGTGCTGCTGACTAAATATCCTCTTTCTACAGATCGGCAAGGCGGGCAAGCGCCGGGAGCCGCGCCCCAGGCATCCGAGACATCGAGCGCGGAGCAGCCGGAGCCTGCCGTCGCGACATCGAGCGCGGAGCAGCCGCAGCCCACGGTCACGCATCCGGAAGTGCGCGAGTGGGCGCCGCCGATCGCGCTGCAATACTTCAGAGGCAACGACGTGACGCCTGAGTTTATGGCCGAAAACCTGAGCTGGCTGACCATGCAGTACGGCATGGAGGATGAGCGGCAGGCGGTGCTGGAGCGCGGCTATCGCGGGCCGCTGCTGCAATACATGGTAACGTTCCAGATCCTCGGCCCAGGCCCGTACAAAAACGAGCGCGACCGGTGCGAGAACGATTACACGCCCGTGCCCGACAACCCGATGTGGACCGACGATTTCTGCGAGCTGGTTCATTCCCATGAAAGCTGGTTCTTGCACAACGGCAAAGGCGAGCGGCTGTACAGCAAGGAGACGAACTGGGACGGTACCGATGCCTACCAGTACTACATGAATCCGGCCTCAAAAGGCTTTCGCGACTTTTGGGTGTCGCAGATGAAACGCCAGGCCGGAGCCAAATGGCAAGGCTTTTGCCTGGATAACGTGCCCGTCGAGATGGATTATCTGCGCACGAGGGCCGACAATCAGGACGGAACGGTCAAAGAATTTGATTCGAGCAAAGCGTTTCGCAAGGCCGTGATCGGGCTGATCGACCAGATTCGGGAGAGCTTTCCCGGCTATCCGATCTGGGGCAACATGATCAATGCCGAGTACGACGACCACGAGTGGGACGACTATCTGCCGCATCTGGACGGCTTTCAGGAAGAAAATTTTGCCACCGGCTGGGACACGACCAGCGCGCCGAAGCCCGATGAGTGGGACCGTATGCTGCGCCGCGTCGAGAAGGCCCTGGCGCGCGGCAAAAGCGTCGTTCTGTTTGGGCAGGGCGCGCAAGACAACGGCGATCAACTCTACTTCAGTCTGGCATCATTTTTGCTCATCGCCACCGAGGATAATCGCGCTGCGTTTCGCTATACCCATATCGACGATTACAAGTCGCTCTGGTGGTATCCCGAATACAAAACCAACCTGGGCCTGCCAAAGAGCAAGCGCTACAAACAGGGCCACCTCTGGCTGCGCGACTTCCAATGCGCGCGGGTGACGGTCGATCCCGAAGCGCGGATCGGCTCGATCCAGCTGCGGCCTTGCGAGCCGTGA
- a CDS encoding glycosyltransferase family 4 protein: MTTSHIRILGITMDRIGNFRAQAREKNAGMYAALDRRFGVIDVIRPRLPMLEQYYNKLRHIHPDRDYWRIRAGLNPWAFKHRTAVAERRLQGCDGQYDLIVQLHTLFSPGDLTKRRPYVLHTDNTYQLSERYYADWAPLRGRQRDEWIAMERATYRQAAFLFPRSEWLRRSMIDDYGCEPERVIRVGGGANFVRSSLDGKAYDAPVALFVGYDFKRKGGHVLLQAWEQVHRQLPEAQLWIVGPERLRARLPGGVRCLGRIDDRAALRAVYAQASVFTLPALFEPWGHVITEAMGEGLPCVVSDRCALPEIVAHGVTGLVTPAEDPAALAAALIDLLGNPRRAERFGRQAHATIAQGNTWDDVIARMAPYIEQAAEIAAPSASMVAGR, encoded by the coding sequence ATGACAACGAGCCACATTCGCATCCTGGGCATAACGATGGATCGCATCGGCAACTTCCGCGCGCAAGCCCGCGAAAAAAACGCGGGCATGTACGCCGCGCTGGATCGCCGCTTTGGTGTGATCGACGTGATTCGTCCAAGGCTGCCGATGCTGGAGCAGTACTACAACAAGCTACGCCATATCCATCCCGATCGCGATTACTGGCGGATTCGGGCTGGACTCAATCCGTGGGCGTTCAAACATCGCACAGCCGTGGCAGAACGGCGCCTGCAAGGCTGTGATGGTCAGTACGATCTGATCGTGCAGTTGCATACGCTGTTCTCGCCCGGCGATCTCACCAAGCGCCGTCCGTATGTGCTGCATACCGACAACACCTACCAGCTAAGCGAGCGCTACTACGCCGATTGGGCGCCGCTGCGAGGACGGCAGCGCGACGAGTGGATCGCGATGGAGCGCGCCACGTACCGACAGGCGGCGTTCCTTTTTCCGCGCAGCGAGTGGCTGCGGCGCTCGATGATCGACGACTATGGCTGCGAGCCTGAGCGCGTGATCCGCGTCGGCGGCGGCGCGAACTTCGTCCGATCGTCGCTCGACGGGAAGGCATACGACGCGCCGGTTGCGCTCTTCGTCGGCTACGACTTCAAGCGCAAAGGCGGGCACGTGCTGCTGCAAGCCTGGGAGCAGGTCCATCGGCAACTGCCGGAGGCACAGCTCTGGATCGTCGGGCCGGAGCGGCTGCGTGCCAGGCTGCCCGGCGGCGTGCGCTGCCTCGGTCGCATCGACGATCGCGCGGCGCTGCGGGCGGTGTACGCACAGGCGAGCGTCTTCACGCTGCCCGCGCTCTTCGAGCCGTGGGGCCATGTCATCACCGAGGCGATGGGCGAGGGGCTGCCGTGTGTTGTCAGCGATCGATGTGCGCTGCCGGAGATCGTCGCGCACGGTGTGACGGGCCTGGTTACGCCAGCGGAAGATCCCGCCGCCCTCGCCGCCGCACTGATCGATCTGCTCGGCAATCCCCGGCGCGCTGAGCGCTTCGGGCGGCAGGCGCACGCGACGATCGCGCAGGGCAATACCTGGGACGATGTGATCGCGCGCATGGCGCCGTACATCGAGCAGGCCGCCGAGATCGCCGCGCCGTCCGCCAGCATGGTCGCGGGCCGGTAA